A single window of Plasmodium reichenowi strain SY57 chromosome 14, whole genome shotgun sequence DNA harbors:
- a CDS encoding PPR repeat protein encodes MKLTYYYYAFCIIKLIASLRLDSYKKQNVFFLKSFFKNVINIKKERKKILVHSFFYVGRRNKIPIKYSNNEFYTIDNENYDNTKYYNNNNNTNYYDKKDSNEGKRKYSRKNMLYMNSSEKDNFLNENILKKKSSEKEIEQSLTPLNMDWVKVMNLIYSSNDIDATTLAFNAAMSAVEKKGCLTTMLDLIGTMKSKNIKPDLVSYKLVLSLCDKYHLVDTAEILFEEMIESDKINPNYEIYAIMISCYAKTGNGYKAIELFEKLRNDPLVEEMRSLNITNSNDNKENSNDLETSIIHNNMEDNNNNNNIYDDKFKHISNKIKNVENYSGKIQYSEYANVIYACNISNLYEQGIKYFEELLKSGKYMPSIFVFENIFDLLSKNGDYEKSLEYYNNLKNDPNFKKNINVNILNNLLKTLSIHNKINVAEDIWNNEFDELLLTPNNLSYQILLKIYSHIDNYEKAFKLFKEMQINKLLNNKNILPFIYTIESTKNCGIYNYAIYVLRVAKLLNFKANDLLMLYNNTMISCINSKKYDVIISLYAELINMQQKDTSFQININTLTFVLLAFKELNMKQDFINLKNIIIQRNYKLPPLCSKIFSETENY; translated from the coding sequence ATGAAATTgacatattattactatgCATTTTGCATAATAAAGTTGATTGCTTCATTAAGGTTGGATagttataaaaaacaaaatgttttctttttgaagtcgttttttaaaaatgtgataaatataaaaaaagaaagaaagaaaattttggttcattcctttttttacgttggaagaagaaataaaataccAATTAAATATTCGAATAATGAATTTTATACTATagataatgaaaattatgataatacaaaatattataataataataataatactaattattatgataaaaaagataGTAATGAAGGGAAGAGGAAGTATTCAAGAAAAAATATGCTTTATATGAATAGTTCAGAGAaagataattttttaaatgagaatatattaaaaaagaaatcgagtgaaaaagaaattgaACAAAGTCTTACACCGTTAAATATGGATTGGGTAAAGGTAAtgaatttaatatattcaagTAATGATATTGATGCAACAACATTAGCATTTAATGCAGCTATGTCAGCAgtagaaaaaaaaggatgTTTAACAACAATGTTAGATTTAATTGGGACAATgaaaagtaaaaatatcAAACCTGATTTAGTATCATATAAACTAGTTTTAAGTTTATGTGATAAATATCATTTAGTAGATACAGcagaaatattatttgaagAAATGATAGAAAGTGACAAAATTAATCCGaattatgaaatatatgCTATTATGATAAGTTGTTATGCAAAAACGGGAAATGGATATAAGGCTATTGAActttttgaaaaattaagaaaTGATCCATTGGTTGAAGAAATGAGATCATTGAATATAACAAATTCTAATGATAATAAGGAAAATTCAAATGATTTAGAAACATCTAtaattcataataatatggaagataataataataataataatatatatgatgataaatttaaacatatcagtaataaaataaaaaatgtcGAAAATTATTCAGGTAAAATCCAATATAGCGAATATGCTAATGTTATTTATGCATGTAATATTTCGaatttatatgaacaaggaattaaatattttgaagaattattaaaaagtgGAAAATATATGCCATCCATTTTTGtatttgaaaatatatttgatttaTTAAGTAAAAATGGAGATTATGAAAAATCATtagaatattataataatttaaaaaatgatcctaattttaaaaaaaatattaatgttaatattttaaataactTATTAAAAACTTTAAgtatacataataaaattaatgtTGCTGAAGATATTTGGAATAATGAATTTGATGAATTATTACTTACACCAAATAATTTGTCTTatcaaatattattaaaaatttatagtCACATagataattatgaaaaagCTTTCAAATTATTCAAAGAAATGCAAATCaacaaattattaaataataaaaatatattaccatttatatatactatagAATCTACTAAAAATTGTGgcatatataattatgcTATTTATGTATTAAGAGTTGCCAAActattaaattttaaagCAAATGATCTActaatgttatataataatacaatgATATCATGTATTAATTCCAAAAAATATGATGTTATTATATCCTTATATGCtgaattaataaatatgcaACAAAAAGATACATCTTTCCAAATCAATATTAATACACTCACATTTGTTCTCCTAGCTTTTAAAGAATTGAATATGAAACAAGATTTTATTAATctgaaaaatattattattcaaagaaattataaattgCCCCCACTATGCTCAAAAATATTTAGCGAAACGGAAAATTATTAA